The DNA region tcaaaaataaatatttttaaaaaaaaaaaatattattaatatacttttttaagtgaaaaatattttaaaaattaaccaaaatcaCATTCTTAAATATACAATAACTCCAAGACGAAATCAATAATCTTGATTTATAGTTACATTCAAGGGTCAGttctcatttatttaaagaaaactaaTTCCTGAGGGGCTTGTTGGAGGTCAATTGAAtgagatttgattttaatttataatataaataaataattaaaaaaataaaaatcaaacgtataaataaaaaaattacatggcttttattatttcacaagaaaaatactatttaatcCACATATTCTCTATTTACTTCTTGTTTTGTCTTTTtgattttaggatttttagtttttgtataaatctttattttatttatattttagtttttatatttgggAAATGAGAGACCATGTTTTAACCAAGCAAAGTCTTTAACTTGAAGAAATGATCTTGTTTTATACTCTCTCTTGTATATTATTactaaacatgatttttatttttgtttttttattatattattttctttttctttttttgcccaAGAAAATAACTAAATGTTACCTAACTTATAGGTATTTGTTCTTGGTATCATCCAAGAGATCATAGGTTTAATtctccaaaaatattaaaagtttaacTTAGTTTACATCTCATGTAAGAGACGGTCTAATTAATCCCTTGATTTTGTTATCAGCTTGTCAACAAAAAAATGGCAGAGCAAAATTAACTCCAACGGCAACGAGCTttttaactggaaaaaaaaaaaaaaaaaaaatagccagcCACATACGTGTCTTCTCATTTGACCAGGACTAGAGTCCACAGAGGATTTAAAAGGCCTCGTACCAATACCCAGCGACCTGTATGGGCCTACATGggctaaaaagaagaaaatcaagaattattaGGCCTCTATGATGAAGGCCTGCAAATCAGACCCCTTATCAATGACCGCAAAGAAATGAGTTCAAGGTGGGGTCCCAGTCACTCAgcggaaagaaagaaatggagaaTGGCTGCGGTGGCGGCATCGAGACccagtggtggtggtggtgggcaATGGCAAGCATGGCCAAGTTAGGGTGGGGCATTTCAGCATATAAAAGAGGCTTCGCTGGAGACTCTCGTCTCATGCCTTTAAAAGCGTTCGCCGTTGCCTCCCTCTTTGTGGGTTCCGCCGCCTCTGCTTCCATTGCTTCCCTTCAAGCCTCTGGCATCCACAAGGTACAAGATCTTATAGAATTGGGAGAAAATATAAGGACTGGGCTTGGGGTTCCTCCAAGAGTAGCAAAAGAGTAAGTTGCTTGCTCTCTTTTATcatctgtatattttttttagagtccCAAAAAATTACATCTGTACAACCATTGATTGTtgtttatcattgtttttcttgttaGAAAAGCTGATGATCTATGACAAGGTGCATCAAGAATTTTGGAGATGTATGCAGTTTCGTGTCCTATATTTTGTAATGCTAGAATGCAAGCTGTAGATGTCAACAATATGATGTACTCCACAATACTTCTTTTGtaataagattttttcttttgattattgtttGAGAGAGTACCTTTTTCTATAACCATTGCCTAATGAAGTTAAAATTCTGTTCTGGTTAACTTGCTTCAAAGAGTCAATTAGCATGGAAATAAGCTTTTGATGTTCTTGGTCTTGCTTGATCAAATGCTTAACAGACACATTGAACAGACCCTCTGGGACTCAATTATAGTGGTTGATAAAGAACGTGCTCAGCAGAAGTTAAAGAACTCGTTTGCAGCAGGTTTATTGCGAAGGTAATGTTTGTGCAGACTGTTTAGCAAACAAGGGAGGTAGCATGGCTCGGGATCTTCTTCGGATGTTTAAAATTTCTGTAACTTGGGAGATCCAACTGAGGAAAAAGATTTGTTTAGTGGCAGAATTGAGGCTAATTATATAGTTGAAGGGATTTTTTGATGTTTGCAATATAAATATACTTCTGTGTGTGTGATGGAGATGGCCCTGTAAAAGTTGCGGATAAAGAAGTCGAAGAAGCTATAGTTTCCATCATTCTTGAAAACTTCCCTTCCCATGCAGTTTTCGGCGAAGAAACCAAGAGGAATTCTAACGATATCATCATCAATGACACCAAGCTTCCAGACTTTTTTAGGGTTGTGGATCCTATTGACGTAACATACAGCTTTAATTTGGAAAAGGTGCAAGTTTGGAACCCTTATTGCTCTTATTGTTCTTCTTTACAAGGGGAAGCCTATTCTTGGCATTATGATCAACCTGTTACGAAAGATGGATGGATGGGTGTAACAGGGAGCATATCAACGAAGAATGGCGAACCATTGTAGGCCACTGCCTGTCAGGATTTGGTTCATGCGCGTGTTCATGTAAAATCCAGGAATTACAGTGATGAAGTTGGGTTTGCTTGTAACGGAATTGTGCGGAGCATCACGATCATGCTACGTCATTATTTGGCTCTCGCTAAAGAAAAACGTTCCGTGTTGCAAGTATTGGTTCATTCAGATCCCGAAGACTCAATGAGACCGTACCGGCGAACATCTGTTGTGTTCAATCCACGTTTGTTTCCTTGGTTAACGAGGACAGACTATAACTTGAGCACCTTCTCTAAACAAGTGATTAAAAACACAACGTTAATCACCAACAAAATTGTTTAATTCAATGACCAACCAATCACATTTCAGGATCTTTGCTTTCTCAGTGAACAAAAACTTTATCAGCTCAGAAGGACAAAACTGGAACTCCCAAGAAAACTAAGGATCAATCTCACGAGAACGTATACAAATTATTCATATCTATTGACGTGAGTTAGCAACCCCAGCTCCAGATCAAATTGGTACAAAAAGAAACCATATCTAAGCTATGGAACGCTTGTGTACATATTTTACGCAACCACTGGCGCAGGCATATAAGACTCCAGAATCAGCTGTGATCGTGAAGGTTGCATGGTCTCGACAATTAAGTATGTATACTTCCACTGCTTGTCCGCTTTGTCTTTGAACATCTCAGCAGAAACCTTCCCAGCACCATGCGGCCCACGAATATAGAAATTAATCTACATTCAATGAGGCAACGAGTAAGCAGATATCAAGTTacacagaaaatcaaaattatcctcaatttcatttgttcttgtgaaattttttcactttatttcttCTTAAAGTGGAAGGAGGTTCTGGAGATAATTCAGGAATGTTATTCACAATCCTGGAACCTTTTGCATTTCTTGGATCAAAAGACAAATTTCATAtggttattataaattatgttgCTTCACAGTTTACCTGGACATGCTCCACACCATCTTCATCAGTAAAGATCCTATTGGGAATACGTTGGCGAGCAGCACGATTTCTACTTTCCTGACCATAACCTGTAATAGGGGATCCAATCCTCACCCTGACCTGATTTTCGAAGAAAATATAATCCAAAGTGAACAACAAAATTGCAAATCAACATATGTAAAGAATACCACCAATATGATTCAGctttcaaattttgaaacaGCCTGCAATCATGGTCATTTTAAGTACAAGAACATAGATGGCAAAGTTTAGTTGCCAGTGAGAACCCTTGTGACCATTTACTACCAGATCTTTCTGGATTTTATCTAAAGTATTTAAAACCTCCCTCACAACTTTGTGATTacattttgaaagaatttgtttTCTCTATATTAGTTTTGCCAATAAACTGTACCCAACTACTTGAAGTTAAGCACCCACTGCCATTCTTATTTTCAGATTACAGTacaaagaatatcaattttCACAAACCTGACTGTCATCTTGAATCCTTTTCAGAGCCTTGTTAAAAATCTTGTATCTATCACAGATCATGGTTCAAATCAGAGTGGAATCAGGAAAAGAAGGCAAAacctcaaataatttatttttaaccatatttgtataatttaataagaaaaatcaactcTTACTCTTTTGGTTCAAATATCAGCTCCTTGAAAACAGCATAAGCTGCTGCAGCAGCAACACCAAGTCCTGCAAGAATTATAATGCTGTAGGAAGCACCCTCTGTAAACGTCACAGGCTTCTCTGGGATATTGTATGTTGGAGCATCAAAAGGATCCTCAACAGTAGATAAGTCCTTTCTGGTCTGTCCAGAGTGGCAGAGCACAATTAATAGTTTAAGAGAACAAGttttcaggggaaaaaaaaaaaaacttcatgaaGAGAACACAAAGTGAAACCAATATATAAAGCAAAAaggtaaaacaaaaacatatgtaGTCAGTATGGTTCAGATGCCGCTATGTTGGGAGTACATAAACAcagaagaaatttaaaaattcccTTTTGAAAGAAACAATTTGTTTCAACAATGAAGTATGGAGCAAGCatatatttcctatataaaaaTCTAGAACCACCCAGATAGTGATAGTATCCTTAGAATAGAAATACTCtccatttttatcattttatagataaaaaggTTGACTGCATAGAAACACAAGATTCATTCAAGTGTTCTACTTAAACTGTAATCAGAGTAATCTAAATAGCATGCGGATAAAACATAAACACGTAAGTTCAAGAACTTTGATTTGAATTCAAACCTCAGATTGATTTCGTGTCTCTTTCTTCGAAGCTTTCGATGCAAAGGATCTAGCAACACAAATATTAATGGTGCTTCCTACATGGTTTTCCATGATTTGAAAGGGTGACCCAAGGCTAACCAGGCATTCTCTGTTAGATTTACCTCCATACATAGCAGGGATACCTGCCAAATATCACTGTCAAGAATTAATTTGcaaaaagagagaaatcaaTAAGCAAAACAACCTTGCTCCAGAACCGGTGGATATGCATGTCTGACACTAAATGTCAGTAAACTTGCAGAACTTTGTGTGGCTCCAAAtactttattatattatatgaattGTATGGCTACAACTCCTCTCCTGCATTGAGTTTAGTTACACTATCTAACACTGTTAAGTTTTCAATTATTTCTTGCAGGTCCTAGCATTAAAGCAATCGATCCTACTATAGTTTCTTTATGATCTTTTACTTAAACTCCCAATGAGACATCCaagcattcaataaaatcagcTCATAGTCATGTTCTTTCTTTGCTAGACCCTTTATCAAAAAGGCCATTAGATCTCCATCACAACAGCACGAAATATGAGATTTAGTCAGTAAACATGCAAACTACAACTTGCAGTGAAACATTCATAGGGATAGACTAGATCACTACTGATTCAGGAGGGCATCCTGAAACTTCCTGTTctgccaaaataaaaaatctggaGGAGCGGATGAGGGTCACTGGCTCCATATCAGAAAATGAGACCAGCCAATAAAAATGATTAGTATAAGATCTTTGATCCTTGTATAATTCTCTTGcaagcaaacaaaaaatgagTTCCAGGATGAGCAATAATGCAGTAAGCAAATAAGAAATCCCCAGATTACTATAGTCCAAGGGCACAGCTCTCAATAAAGAGCATGGCTTTTACTGAAACTTTTGCCAAAGAGGCAGACGAACAACTCTCAGCAACAAGAGAGAAGACTATATCACATTTGGGCATATGAGACTTACACAAGCATAATGATTCAATAAAGTGGAGCATAACAATCACTAACCATTACCCCAAAGTATGTCCTACAAAATggaatgaaataaaacaaaatcagtcTGCAGTTACAAGCTGAGGGGAAATGAAAGTGAAAATAACTAACTACCTCACCTTAGTCAAATGGTTGGCATTGGAAGCAAAATGTCTCACATAATCTGACTTTGGCAGCTGAGTCAACATCAGAATGTAACTTAGATCAAATACCAATACATCACATTTAACTAATATGCTTGAAACAAACAGGATTTcaactataaaaagaaaattacccAATTGTACCGTAAGTTTATGGTAAAAACAGTTACTTATTGACAGACATTTCCAGAAGCATTAAGGTAACAACAGGAGCCAACAAGCAGAACAAAGGTAGTAATAACAAAGAGCAAATAACTGGTTGAATTAGTTGCTTCATTTAAAGCCAGGAAGGGGAAAGGAAGAGAAGTGATTTTTAGAAGAAAGCAAAAAAGGGGTAGCAGGAAAATTATAACTAGAAAGAGTATGATTGGGGATTCAATCTCGTTTCTGACAGGTGAATTTTTCTAATATCACTGAAACTAATCTTGCCTCCTCATTTTAGAAGGCCAGAACCTGGAGAAATCTACAACTCCAGGATGTCATTTGCATTACATTATTTAGGCTAAGTGCCGAAAAGAAAGGTCAGCATATCTTAAATGAAGCTAAGATAAATTTTTCATTCTGGAGGTTAAATTCGTTCATTGCAATACTTTGGCACAATGAGTTCAATAGGATCCAGGTCTCGTTAATATACCTCAAAGTGGCAACACTTTGCGGCAACATGCATTACCATTACATTGACATTCAAGTTCTATTGCATTCAATATAAAACAACAAGTTTCTTCAAACAaccataaaacacacgaggcaCAAACTAAATTTGAACTCAAACCACAACAAAAGCTGTAAATAACCTCCGAAGGCAAGTCGCAGTGTCTCAAATGTACAAAGCTgaaactaaaaaggaaaaaagaaaaatatttacccTAGTGGCTGAATTACCAAGTGCACTTCTTTGTGCAGCCATGGATGTTGAAAAGGACGCCAAACCCACATCAGATACTCCCTTAACAATCTTTCTCTCCAAAAATAAAGGCAGCCCATTTTGAGATCTCAAAAAACCGCTGCATCTCCTAATATGTTGCATCTTCTAATACTACAATAAAAACCCCTACCTTTTCTatttagtaaaaaacaaaaaccaaaactttAACACAAAAACCAACTCTTATAGcctaaaaaaggttaaaaaaaccaaatacaaTAAGACCCAGATGCTGAAATTGAGAGATATTCAAGACCCAGAAATCATATACTTCAACCCTGTATTAAGATatcgagagagagagggagagagagaaccaAAAACCCAATGGCAAGCAATTTGGGGTTTTATTGCAGACACGTGCAAGAAGAAAACTCACGTGTAAGAAACCCAAGAAGGCAAGAACCCAGTATTCTTTGGGCTCACTCCTCAAAACTTAGCCCGTATAACGAAAGCCCGAATTTGAACCGAATGGCTTgttttcctctccttttttgTTCCCTCAAAATCAGAGGAGAGCGCACTCGCACCTAGCAGCTGCCAGAGAGAAAACTCATACACAGCGAGGTagggaaagaagaaagaaggaaaggagttgaatttgtttaaaaagaatttgGCTTGTCTTTTTAACACTACTGCTTTGCAGCAGCCCAGTTTTGTTGCTGGTAAGTTCTCTATTTACATAAATATGAAGAAACTCCAAGGCACCCTCGAGGCCAGGAGAAAAATGGAGAAAAGTTCGAAATTTTTTAACACTCAATTTAGTGCAGTTTTTCTTAATAGTTTTTTGTTTATGGATTCATTTCTGTATAGAGCTATTTGTTTAGGAGTTGTTAAGAAGATAACTTTTTAAAGGTGTACAAGAActttgaaggattttttttttatatatatacattttggGTTGTTTTCCAAAAGTTTAGACACTAAGATTATGACAGGAAATTTGAAGATTGATTCGTACATCCATAGTCAATATGTTTAAATTGTAAAGTCATTATGCTTGTACAAAGGTCGGGTTTTTTATGCTTGTTTTCTATATTTACAGTTTCAAGATAAGTTGATTACAGGAGTTGATATGATAAAATAGATTACTGGTGCTatgattcattttaaaattttaataattccAAGATATGTTGATCAAAGGACTTGATATGATGCAATACACTGATGGTACAATTATTTGTTCTGATTTTGCAATAGTCTGAAgaataaggatttttttttttatatatatataattttagtaaGTTCATCAAACTTGGGTTTGATGAGATGTCTCTTTGTACAAGGTTATAACCCTTCAACTATTCACTGACCTAATTCCTGTTATGTGCATTTTTAGATGGCCAGATGGGATGAGATTCTGTCCCTTCCTGTGCAGAATCCTCCAACTTTGGAATTCTCTGCTTCTGATATTGTGTGGTCAAAGGTTGAAGGCTGGCGTGACAATTTGGATAGACTCGCTCTTATCCCTTTTGCTCGGGTGGATGATTTTGTCAGAGGTGAGTCTGCTAATAAAGACTGTCCAACGAGATTTCATGTTGAAGCTAGAAGGCGTCGACCTCCACAAACATCTTACAAGCAAAAGGTTGATGGCATCCTTGAGTACATATTGTAAGTTTCACTCTTCTTTTGGCAGCTCCTACTTAGTGGCCATCAATGCTGTGAGTTAAGTGAtccatttgaatttttaggtATTGGTGTTCTTTTGGCCCTGATGATCATCGGAAAGGTGGCATAGTACGGCCCAGTAGAACTACTTAtgttccaaaaaagaaaaatgctggtAGACCAAACACTAAGAGGGGGTGCACCTGCCATTTTATTGTAAAACGTTTAATTGCTGAGCCATCTGTAGCACTGATCATATATAATCAGGACAAGCACGTGGATAAAAAAGGGTTACCATGCCATGGCCCTCGGGATAAGAAGGCTGAAGGAACTCGTGCTATGTTTGCCCCATATATCTCAGAGGATCTTCGGCTTCGTGTTTTATCTTTACTATATGTTGGGGTCTCTGTGGAGACCATAATGCAAAGACACAATGAATCAGTAGAAAGGCAGGGCGGTCCATGTAATCGTGATGACCTGTTGACACACAGGTATGTGCGGAGGCAGGAAAGGAGCATCCGCCGCTCTACATATGAACTGGACAATGATGATGCAGTTAGCATTAACATGTGGGTTGAAAGCCACCAGAATCAGGTATTCTTCTTCGAGGATTTTTCTGATTCAGAGCCTTTCACTTTGGGAATTCAAACAGAGTGGCAGTTACAACAAATGATTCGGTTTGGCAATCGTGGTCTTGTGGCTTCTGATTCAAGATTTGgaacaaacaaattaaaggtTTGTCATTTCAGTTAATATGGTCCAAATCCTGTCTAACCAAATATCAATTACAGTGCCTCTATATGTTTCAGAAACTGACTTtgctcttttctttcattttgtttagtATCCTGTTCACAGTCTAGTTGTGTTCAACTCAGACAACAAGGCCATCCCTGTAGCTTGGATCATAACACCAAGATTTGCTAGTGCTGATGCACATAGATGGATGAGGGCACTTTACAACAGAGTTTGTATGAAAGATCCTTCGTGGAAGTTGGCTGGCTTTATAGTGGATGACCCTTTGACAGACATCCTCACAATAAGGTTGGCAGTTCCACTTTCTTTAATGTGAATtcgatgatttttttcttcttggtcatttttagttgttttacaGAGTGTTCCAAGGGTCATATGGCCCATATCCATgggtttttttggtattttttttaattctgtatACTGAAATTTAGAGTTCAGTACAAGCATTGATTGATACCTTGAGATCTCTGGTGCCTTAAAATTTGCTTGACACGGTATTGCTTCAGACTTTCTGCTTGAGGCACCAACTATTGTCTACCATTGTGATCTTAAAGGACACTTTAGAACCTGTTTGGAAATACGGTTCAAACTGCGTTCctctaaaatttgaatttttttgcttaaaattatttttttttatgttttcatattgttttgatgtgttgatgtcaaaaattatttttaaaaaataaaatgaaaaattattttgatgcatttctaagcgaaaaacactttgaatcgcaaccgctaccacatttccaaacacacCATTTAATAATGTGCTTTTTAACACATGTAGAGCTGAACTGCAATGCTTGGTGAAATGCTCATAAGAATTTGTAGGATGAGATCTGTGGAGATTATTTCAGATTCTCAATCTGAGCAAAGATCTGGGACTTGGCAGTTTAGATTGATTGTGTTGTGGACGTGATGTGTTGGTCCAGGCAAATAGAGAATGGTTTTGGGCCCAAGTGTTTCCTTTTTGGATGATATATATCTAAACAAAAACCTTATTTTCTTACCTTGTTCTCAGGGAGGTGTTTCAGTGCTCTGTGTTGATATCGTTTTGGCGAGTTCGCCATGCATGGCATAAGAATCTAATAAAGAGGTGCATGGAAACGGAGATCCGTGTTCAGATATCGAGACGGCTTGGACAGACAGTAGATGATATTTGCAAAGGACAAGGAACTGTACGTTTGTTTGAAGATCTCATTGAAGATTTTGTTGACGGCTCTAGTTTTATGGATTACTTCAAGGCAACCTGGTATCCTAGAATAGGTTAgtaaatttctcttcttttcttttcaatagtAATTAAGATAGCATAAACAGGCTGTACACATTTCTATCTTTCTTCTCAATTTCCCTGAGCTGGTTTGCAAATGGGCCTCATATCTCAATTTGGAAGAAGATTAACTTGGCTGCGTGTGATAAAATATGTGGAGTATCGCTATAGAATCTTGAAGTTAGTTGGGTTTTTCACAAAACTCTTTATTTCAGAAAACTAAAAATGATATTTCCTTGTATCAGGGAGTTGGACTACTGCACTAAAAAATCTGCCATTGGCAAGCCAAGAGACTTGTGCAGCAATGGAATTTTACCACAGGCAATTGAAAGTGAGGCTCTTGAATGAGAAGAATCCTGGTGTTTATCAACGTGCTGATTGGTTGGTTGATAAGTTGGGTACAAAAGTGCATTCCTACTTCTGGCTCGATGAATACTCAGAAAGGGATGATTTTGCAAGATACTGGAAAGATGAATGGGTTAGTGGTTTAACATCTTGGCGAAAAGCATTGAAGATTCCAGACTCTGATGTTGTCGTGGAATATAGATGTGCAAAAGTCACTGACCAGCTTGATCGGGAAAGGGTTCATGTTGTCTGGAACCCTGGTTCAGAATTTGCTATTTGTGATTGCAAGTGGGCGGAAATGGGCAACTTGTGTGAGCATGtctttaaagttattaaattatatcGTGATAAAGGGAGTAGAAAGTCATCTATTAGCCTATTTCAGTATAATCAGGCCCTGATCAACATGCTACGCTGCCCACCTTATGATTGTTTGATTCGTGATCATGCTGTTTCTCTAGCAGTTGCTGTACAGAAGCAATTAGATGGAATAGTTAATTTAGATGGCAGCCAGACTAATGCAGATACCACTGAGAAAAAATCTGCAAACTCACTTGAGCAGCAGGTGGTCTGTGGGACCGATTCTTCAAATCAAGATAAAGAAGTAGTGAATGCGAATCATCATATTGACAAAGATCTGCCATCTTACACTGAGAATGATTGTCAGGAAAGAGATTCACATGAGATTTCTCGTGGTGTTACAGGTGATTTTGTTGATGGTGTTAGAGAAGAATCGGCTTGTGCTCAGATGGATGTTGACCCATCGTCCAACTGCATTTCTCCACCCGGAATACTTTCTGTTGATGATGTCACTCGGAATCAAGTTGATTTAGATAGCAACCAGAGTACTGTGGATGCCACTCAGAAACAGGCTCTGGACTCCCTTGAGCAGCAGGTAAGTGGGACAAACTTATCAAATCAAGCTAGAGAATTAGTGAATGAGAGTGATCGTATGGACAAAGATGTGTCATCCCTTAACAGGAATGATCATCAGGTCAGACATGAGGCTTCTGGCAATCATAGAGGTGATTTTGTTGATGGTGTTGGAGAGCAGGTTGCCTGTCCTCAGATGGATATTGACCCGCCAACCACCTGTATTTCTCTGCCTGGATTACTTTCTGTTAATGAAATTGCTTCTAATGAAAGCTTTGAAAATGGAGACAGGATTATAAATAATGCAGTTTCTGACACGAGCAAGAGTCCTCCTTCTCATGATGTTTCGACTGATCAAGTCAGGCAAGAACACAATAGTGTAATGGATGTGAAACCATTATCCATCGATATCCCTTCATCAATGGAGTCCATGGAGCAATGTGAGGTGACCAATCGAAATGTTTCTCGCAACAAGGATCCTAAGCCATTAGTGAGTACTAAAATAGCAGATGCAATTACTGACAAGGCTTCTGATTCACAAATTATTGATACAGTTCAATCGTTGATGGGAACCGCAGATAATGAAATGATGAAACCAGAAAGTGATGGTGGAAGCAGGACTGCAAGCCACAGATGTGATGGTAATGCATTCTCATTAAAAGGGGTTTGTGATAACAAAGCTAGTAATTCAAATCTTCATCACGATGCTAAAGCAGTTGACAGCTTGAACTCAGAATCATTGCCAAGTTCCTCACCAATATCGAGGTGCATTGAAGAACAACCTTCCGGTAAGGTTGAAACTGAAGGAGCTGGATCTTTCAAGAAGCCAACTCTTAGTGATAAATTGGTTTTTACTAGACGTACACGTCAAAAGCGTGTTGCAAATGACAAAAGTGATAATTAGATTGCCACTACCAACCAGCTGGTTACTGTAAATGTTGTCATTTCAGAGGGAACTGGCTCAGGTCAAATTGCTGATGGCTTGGTGGCAAGTAGTCTCTGATAAAGGCCGTAGAGTTGCTTGTGTTGCAGCTAGTGATGGCTAGCTCTTGCTGATCTGTGTAATCAATTTTATCTCTCTCCCTTTTTTCACTTGTAGTTGTACATATACTCCTAAGCA from Populus alba chromosome 14, ASM523922v2, whole genome shotgun sequence includes:
- the LOC118041945 gene encoding uncharacterized protein isoform X2; translation: MENGCGGGIETQWWWWWAMASMAKLGWGISAYKRGFAGDSRLMPLKAFAVASLFVGSAASASIASLQASGIHKVQDLIELGENIRTGLGVPPRVAKD
- the LOC118041945 gene encoding uncharacterized protein isoform X1, with translation MENGCGGGIETQWWWWWAMASMAKLGWGISAYKRGFAGDSRLMPLKAFAVASLFVGSAASASIASLQASGIHKVQDLIELGENIRTGLGVPPRVAKEKADDL
- the LOC118041944 gene encoding probable mitochondrial import inner membrane translocase subunit TIM21 isoform X1, with product MQHIRRCSGFLRSQNGLPLFLERKIVKGVSDVGLASFSTSMAAQRSALGNSATRLPKSDYVRHFASNANHLTKDILWGNGIPAMYGGKSNRECLVSLGSPFQIMENHVGSTINICVARSFASKASKKETRNQSETRKDLSTVEDPFDAPTYNIPEKPVTFTEGASYSIIILAGLGVAAAAAYAVFKELIFEPKEYKIFNKALKRIQDDSQVRVRIGSPITGYGQESRNRAARQRIPNRIFTDEDGVEHVQINFYIRGPHGAGKVSAEMFKDKADKQWKYTYLIVETMQPSRSQLILESYMPAPVVA
- the LOC118041944 gene encoding probable mitochondrial import inner membrane translocase subunit TIM21 isoform X2; amino-acid sequence: MQHIRRCSGFLRSQNGLPLFLERKIVKGVSDVGLASFSTSMAAQRSALGNSATRLPKSDYVRHFASNANHLTKDILWGIPAMYGGKSNRECLVSLGSPFQIMENHVGSTINICVARSFASKASKKETRNQSETRKDLSTVEDPFDAPTYNIPEKPVTFTEGASYSIIILAGLGVAAAAAYAVFKELIFEPKEYKIFNKALKRIQDDSQVRVRIGSPITGYGQESRNRAARQRIPNRIFTDEDGVEHVQINFYIRGPHGAGKVSAEMFKDKADKQWKYTYLIVETMQPSRSQLILESYMPAPVVA